In Cydia splendana chromosome 26, ilCydSple1.2, whole genome shotgun sequence, the following are encoded in one genomic region:
- the LOC134803184 gene encoding ADP,ATP carrier protein, producing the protein MSNLADPVAFAKDFIAGGVSAAVSKTAVAPIERVKLLLQVQHVSKQITEDQRYKGIVDAFVRIPKEQGFSSFWRGNLANVIRYFPTQALNFAFKDKYKQVFLGGVDKKTQFWRWFAGNLASGGAAGATSLCFVYPLDFARTRLAADVGKGAGQREFSGLGNCLTKIFKSDGLIGLYRGFGVSVQGIIIYRASYFGFYDTARGMLPDPKNTPIVISWAIAQVVTTVAGIMSYPFDTVRRRMMMQSGRAKADILYKNTLHCWATIAKSEGTSAFFKGAFSNVLRGTGGAFVLVLYEEIKKVL; encoded by the coding sequence ATGTCGAACCTCGCCGATCCGGTCGCGTTCGCGAAGGACTTCATCGCCGGAGGCGTGTCCGCCGCGGTCTCCAAGACCGCCGTAGCGCCCATCGAGCGCGTCAAGCTGCTGCTCCAAGTGCAGCACGTGAGCAAGCAGATCACCGAGGACCAGCGCTACAAGGGCATCGTCGATGCCTTCGTGCGCATCCCCAAGGAGCAGGGCTTCAGCTCCTTCTGGCGCGGCAACCTCGCCAACGTCATCAGGTACTTCCCCACGCAGGCGCTCAACTTCGCCTTCAAGGACAAGTACAAGCAGGTGTTCCTCGGTGGCGTAGACAAGAAGACCCAGTTCTGGCGCTGGTTCGCCGGTAACCTGGCGTCCGGCGGCGCCGCCGGTGCCACCTCGCTGTGCTTCGTGTACCCGCTCGACTTCGCGCGTACCCGCCTCGCCGCCGACGTCGGCAAGGGCGCGGGCCAGCGCGAGTTCAGCGGCCTCGGCAACTGCCTCACCAAGATCTTCAAGTCCGACGGCCTCATCGGTCTGTACAGAGGCTTCGGCGTGTCGGTGCAGGGTATCATCATCTACCGCGCGTCCTACTTCGGTTTCTACGACACCGCGCGTGGCATGTTGCCCGACCCCAAGAACACCCCCATCGTCATCAGCTGGGCCATCGCCCAGGTGGTCACCACCGTGGCCGGTATCATGTCGTATCCCTTCGACACGGTCCGTAGGCGCATGATGATGCAGTCGGGCCGCGCCAAGGCCGACATCCTGTACAAGAACACCCTGCACTGCTGGGCCACCATCGCCAAGAGCGAGGGTACCTCCGCCTTCTTCAAGGGCGCCTTCTCCAACGTGCTCCGAGGCACCGGCGGCGCCTTCGTGCTCGTCCTATATGAAGAGATCAAGAAGGTCCTGTAA